In one window of Microplitis demolitor isolate Queensland-Clemson2020A chromosome 4, iyMicDemo2.1a, whole genome shotgun sequence DNA:
- the LOC103570907 gene encoding heparan-alpha-glucosaminide N-acetyltransferase: protein MQVDDCGHVLELDQACITFNFDSDSNNNYSIYSLTSDCNSCPYTKLSDLGSKNESFVFNSQKSWNLRIFNGSENFEPQKYRDSDDTQGLVCELKPDFGEFGIYEAFDDCHVEIIKQPSNFYTPLVIIFGTLIVLFTLTILVKSIIKYYKSKKRSVINEDPKPQKKRIQSIDSFRGLSILMMIFVNNGAGGYAILEHATWNGLFIGDLIFPSFIWIMGVCVPISLTSLLSRQVPRHKIIANIIKRSCLLFFIGVCLNSLGTDADLSTLRIFGVLQRFGIAYLVVGLVYTLMSRRHDLEFQRGIFKNLCDFILLIPQWIFYITILVVYLVIIFHLDIPGCPRGYLGPGGLHENRKYFNCTGGSTGYLDKLVLSKHLYQYPTIASVYQSGPFDPEGLIGCLPTIFQTFLGVQAGKILRVYKDWRARTVRWMILALIYAALGSILHFNDIIPVNKNLWSISFVLVTTSFALTIFTIFYLLIDVVKLWDGSPFRVPGMNALVMYIGHQMCYQIFPFHWKYGNMNYHSWKTISALWDAAIWTVIAYILHYKKIYITL from the exons atgcaagTAGACGATTGCGGTCACGTCCTTGAACTAGACCAAGCAtgtattacttttaattttgatagtgatagtaataataattattcgatttattcGCTCACTTCTGATTGCAATTcc tgCCCGTACACAAAATTAAGTGACTTGGGATCGAAAAACGAGAGTTTTGTGTTCAATAGTCAGAAATCTTGGAATCTGCGTATTTTCAATGGGtcggaaaattttgaaccccAGAAATATCGGGATTCGGATGATACTca aggtCTAGTGTGCGAATTGAAGCCGGATTTTGGCGAATTTGGAATTTATGAAGCATTTGATGACTGTCatgttgaaataattaaacagcCCTCAAATTTTTACACTC ccCTCGTCATTATATTTGGCACATTAATAGTTCTATTCACTCTAACCATTCTCgtaaaatctataataaaatactacaAATCAAAAAAACGATCTGTCATAAATGAAGATCCAAAACCACAAAAAAAACGTATCCAGTCAATCGACAGCTTCCGGGg ATTAAGCATACTGATGATGATTTTCGTAAACAATGGCGCTGGGGGTTACGCCATTTTGGAACACGCGACCTGGAACGGATTATTTATAGGAGACTTGATATTCCCGTCTTTCATTTGGATCATGGGAGTTTGTGTCCCGATATCTCTGACGTCTCTTCTCTCTCGCCAAGTCCCCAGACACAAAATAATAGCGAACATTATAAAAAGAAGCTGTTTGCTATTCTTTATTGGTGTCTGCCTAAATTCACTGGGCACAGACGCAGACCTGAGTACGTTGAGAATTTTTGGAGTTCTCCAGCGCTTTGGAATCGCTTACTTAGTTGTCGGTTTAGTCTATACATTGATGAGTCGTCGCCATGACCTGGAATTCCAACggggaatatttaaaaatttatgcgaCTTTATTTTACTGATTCCCCAGTGGATTTTTTATATCACGATACTTGTTGTAtacttggtaattatttttcatttggacATTCCAGGATGCCCGAG aggtTACTTAGGACCCGGGGGGCTGCATGAAAACAGAAAATACTTCAACTGTACCGGTGGATCCACTGGATACCTCGACAAACTAGTCTTATCTAAACACCTCTACCAATACCCAACCATCGCCTCTGTTTACCAATCCGGACCGTTCGACCCCGAAGGATTGATCGGGTGTCTTCCGAccattttccaaacttttcTGGGTGTCCAGGCTGGTAAAATCCTTCGGGTCTACAAAGATTGGCGAGCTAGGACCGTTAGATGGATGATACTCGCTCTTATCTACGCGGCCCTTGGCTCCATTCTCCACTTCAATGACATCATTCCAGTCAACAAAAATCTATG GTCAATCTCATTTGTGTTAGTGACTACAAGCTTCGCTTTGAccatttttacgattttttatttattaatcgacGTCGTCAAACTGTGGGACGGATCACCTTTTCGTGTACCag gtATGAACGCACTTGTTATGTACATCGGTCATCAAATGTGCTACCAAATTTTCCCATTTCATTGGAAATATGGAAACATGAATTACCACAGCTGGAAAACCATAAGCGCTCTATGGGATGCTGCTATCTGGACAGTCATCGCCtatattttgcattataaaaaaatatatataacccTCTGA